The Thalassospira sp. ER-Se-21-Dark genome includes a region encoding these proteins:
- the yidD gene encoding membrane protein insertion efficiency factor YidD, with amino-acid sequence MTFMRAPGFFARLLQVAVRGYQLFLSPYIGWSCRYQPTCSAFMLEALARHGALKGGWMGFKRIMRCHPWGGHGYDPVPGCGCEQNKASSDGENRSPALSSCK; translated from the coding sequence ATGACATTCATGCGTGCTCCCGGTTTTTTTGCCCGTCTTCTTCAAGTCGCAGTTCGCGGCTATCAGCTGTTTTTGTCGCCATATATCGGGTGGTCGTGCCGTTATCAGCCGACCTGTTCGGCTTTTATGCTCGAAGCATTGGCCCGTCATGGTGCATTAAAAGGCGGCTGGATGGGATTTAAACGGATAATGCGTTGCCATCCATGGGGTGGTCATGGTTATGATCCCGTGCCCGGATGTGGCTGTGAACAGAACAAAGCGTCGTCGGATGGTGAAAACCGGTCCCCGGCGCTTTCGTCATGTAAATAG
- the argB gene encoding acetylglutamate kinase, with protein sequence MNDQTRSEEDQSEASAYRMLARAQVLSEALPFMRRFNGQKIVVKYGGHAMGDPELARLFAQDMVLLKQVGMNPIVVHGGGPQIGQMLKQLNIQSEFVDGLRVTDQQTIDVVEMVLAGKINKEIVSNINAAGGVGVGLCGKDANLITARKLTRTKRDPESNIEKVLDLGFVGEPVKVDPHVLDCFIDTDIIPVISPIGVGEDGQTYNINADTAAGAIAKAVGASRLYMLTDVKGILDQNKNLVRDADTAHINAMIADGTIQGGMIPKTETCMDAVENGVEAAVIVDGRAPHAVLLELFTERGAGTMIRGN encoded by the coding sequence ATGAACGACCAAACCCGTTCTGAAGAAGACCAGTCGGAAGCCAGCGCATATCGCATGCTGGCACGTGCCCAGGTGCTTTCCGAGGCTCTTCCCTTTATGCGCCGCTTTAACGGGCAGAAAATAGTCGTCAAATATGGCGGTCATGCCATGGGTGATCCTGAACTGGCGCGTTTGTTTGCCCAGGACATGGTGCTGCTCAAACAGGTCGGCATGAACCCGATTGTTGTGCATGGCGGCGGTCCGCAGATCGGTCAGATGCTCAAGCAGCTTAATATCCAGTCGGAATTTGTCGACGGGTTGCGTGTCACCGATCAGCAGACCATCGATGTTGTCGAAATGGTTCTGGCCGGCAAGATCAACAAGGAAATCGTATCAAACATCAATGCCGCAGGCGGCGTTGGTGTTGGTCTGTGCGGTAAGGATGCCAATCTGATTACCGCGCGTAAACTGACGCGGACCAAACGCGATCCGGAAAGCAATATCGAGAAGGTTCTTGATCTTGGCTTCGTCGGCGAACCGGTGAAGGTTGATCCGCACGTTCTTGATTGCTTTATCGATACCGACATTATTCCAGTGATCTCGCCGATTGGCGTCGGTGAAGACGGTCAGACCTATAATATCAACGCCGATACGGCTGCCGGTGCGATTGCAAAGGCCGTTGGTGCCAGCCGTCTTTACATGCTGACCGACGTTAAAGGTATCCTTGATCAGAACAAGAACCTTGTACGGGACGCCGACACCGCCCACATCAATGCAATGATTGCGGATGGCACCATTCAGGGCGGAATGATTCCCAAAACCGAAACCTGCATGGATGCTGTTGAAAACGGGGTCGAAGCCGCCGTGATCGTTGATGGTCGCGCACCACATGCAGTTCTGCTGGAGCTGTTCACCGAACGCGGTGCAGGCACAATGATCAGAGGTAACTAA
- a CDS encoding helix-turn-helix domain-containing protein, whose translation MSDHTEIPTQPFICGLDAALRMIGGKWKPLILFFLAKEPRRYGELKRCVRGVSDKMLIQHLKELEVDGVIVRTDYQEIPPRVLYELSPFGFSLADALVPLCQWGDENAEIIEENLCARLGG comes from the coding sequence ATGTCAGATCATACAGAAATACCAACGCAGCCGTTCATTTGTGGTCTTGATGCCGCCCTTCGCATGATTGGAGGCAAGTGGAAGCCATTGATTTTGTTCTTTTTGGCGAAGGAGCCAAGGCGCTACGGCGAGCTAAAGCGTTGTGTTCGCGGTGTCAGTGATAAAATGTTGATCCAGCACCTCAAGGAGCTTGAGGTTGATGGCGTCATCGTGCGCACCGACTATCAAGAAATTCCGCCACGCGTTCTTTATGAGCTCTCCCCGTTCGGTTTCAGTTTGGCAGATGCTCTGGTCCCGCTTTGTCAATGGGGGGACGAGAACGCTGAAATTATTGAGGAAAATCTGTGTGCGAGGCTGGGTGGCTGA
- a CDS encoding diguanylate cyclase has product MTTAEKQISRHWDFADATLKALRERGLRPTPELYHVWFVYFAEENPEILRVIDAVQASGEPLAEDTLLQLYYRYIFDRQAADFLQRGMEDFSELVESSDECLTTARSGFQDYGALLTRSLETLKNHQHVSPVLSEIIEKTDEMQHTVEGLHQRLDQYLGKVERLQRELEETRERSYTDGLTRVSNRMYFEEQLNLLVAEHDSSKHPEPFCVMIVDLDQFKAINDRFGHRIGDEILVLIASMLKANIKGRDVVARYGGDEFAILLPQTPLVDAMSLADDMSKRIAEREIKAKQSGVSFGQMTISIGVAEYVAKEGGAKLIDRADGALYRAKKEGRNRNFAA; this is encoded by the coding sequence GTGACCACAGCGGAAAAACAGATTTCCCGTCATTGGGACTTTGCGGATGCGACCCTTAAGGCGTTGCGCGAGCGTGGCCTTCGCCCGACACCCGAACTGTATCATGTTTGGTTTGTCTATTTTGCCGAGGAAAACCCCGAAATCCTGCGCGTCATCGATGCTGTGCAGGCCAGCGGGGAACCCTTGGCCGAGGATACGCTTCTTCAGCTGTATTACCGCTATATATTTGACCGTCAGGCCGCAGACTTCCTGCAGCGCGGGATGGAAGACTTTTCCGAGCTTGTTGAAAGCAGCGATGAATGTCTGACAACCGCGCGAAGCGGGTTTCAGGATTATGGTGCGCTGCTGACGCGATCTCTTGAGACGCTCAAGAATCATCAGCATGTCAGCCCGGTTCTAAGCGAGATCATCGAAAAGACCGACGAGATGCAACACACGGTCGAAGGCCTGCATCAGCGCCTTGATCAGTATCTCGGCAAGGTCGAACGGCTGCAACGCGAACTCGAAGAAACCCGCGAACGATCCTATACTGACGGCCTGACGCGTGTTTCCAACCGGATGTATTTTGAAGAACAGCTCAACCTGCTTGTTGCAGAGCACGACTCGTCAAAACACCCCGAGCCATTCTGTGTGATGATTGTCGACCTTGACCAGTTCAAGGCGATCAATGACCGGTTTGGCCACCGCATCGGCGACGAAATCCTTGTCCTGATTGCGTCCATGTTGAAGGCCAATATCAAGGGGCGCGATGTTGTCGCGCGCTATGGCGGTGACGAATTTGCCATTCTGCTGCCGCAGACGCCGCTGGTCGATGCCATGTCACTGGCAGATGACATGAGCAAACGCATTGCCGAACGTGAAATCAAGGCAAAGCAATCGGGTGTCTCGTTTGGTCAGATGACCATATCGATTGGTGTTGCGGAATATGTCGCCAAGGAAGGCGGCGCGAAACTGATCGACCGTGCCGACGGCGCGCTTTACCGGGCCAAGAAAGAAGGCCGCAACCGCAATTTCGCGGCGTAA
- the yihA gene encoding ribosome biogenesis GTP-binding protein YihA/YsxC produces MTQENLPSAIAIPTHEDSVIEAGRKLFSRPVNFVLGVAQLEQLPPEDKTEICFAGRSNVGKSSLINAITGRKDIARTSNTPGRTQQLNYFDLDGACYIVDLPGYGFAQAPKDIVDTWHALIKQYLRGRVTLRRVFVLIDSRHGFKKADLDMMKLLDEAAVPYQVVLTKADKLKKGQLEKRIKEVVDGLIKHPAALPQIFATSSEKNTGLAELRAEISTLL; encoded by the coding sequence ATGACACAAGAAAACCTGCCGTCGGCAATTGCAATACCGACGCATGAAGACTCAGTGATCGAAGCCGGGCGGAAGCTTTTTAGCCGCCCGGTTAACTTCGTTCTTGGCGTCGCACAGCTCGAACAACTGCCGCCGGAAGACAAAACAGAAATCTGTTTTGCCGGTCGTTCAAACGTCGGCAAGTCCAGCCTGATCAACGCGATCACCGGTCGCAAGGACATTGCGCGCACGTCAAACACGCCGGGCCGGACCCAGCAGTTGAACTATTTCGATCTTGATGGTGCGTGCTATATCGTGGATTTGCCAGGCTATGGCTTTGCCCAGGCACCCAAGGATATCGTTGATACGTGGCATGCTTTGATCAAACAGTATCTGCGCGGGCGTGTAACGCTGCGCCGTGTGTTTGTTTTGATTGATTCCAGACATGGCTTCAAGAAGGCTGATCTGGATATGATGAAGCTGCTTGATGAGGCTGCTGTGCCTTATCAGGTTGTGCTGACCAAGGCAGACAAGTTAAAAAAGGGACAGCTTGAAAAACGCATCAAGGAAGTGGTCGACGGGTTGATCAAACACCCGGCAGCCCTGCCGCAGATTTTTGCGACTTCAAGCGAGAAAAATACCGGCCTTGCCGAATTGCGGGCAGAAATATCCACCCTGCTTTGA
- a CDS encoding YegS/Rv2252/BmrU family lipid kinase, translating to MMKSSDLTGKVHLLLTKSKLPDEWRDNGAQPLRNVFEDAGYKTELTLCDNPDVIKEQISTTCAPGDIVAVGGGDGTINAVLDTVISQKVVLIPVPLGTANDFARTLTLPDDLIDAARASIHGQIRMLDIGSVNDKSFVNAASIGVPADARKRINPDLKRTLGAISYAVANWQSWHEMDPLDLTITCGKDDPQAMKLRQVTITNGRYFGGGLRPSETKSPEDGLLHMFAIRDSVDTLSGLDIAAELLFGSVDDSSYATSIQCDTIKVDGEDGAPILADGEIIGKLPAKFAIRAAVLPVFAPNSFVDEVINDGEAKTKTLPQQNEINDVMRDTIDFAVRLEAIYPVAQNSALKSLCHDAAGHLRSHARQLELGVRPFGINAASPDPDLQNLEELRDKVMGWLLGNADTRLANGLKARADTLTTEIHAITLDNQPTEVSKALDGLATEMVDFSKTLDRIAKDL from the coding sequence ATGATGAAAAGCTCTGATCTGACTGGCAAGGTCCACTTGCTGCTGACGAAGTCGAAACTCCCCGACGAGTGGCGTGATAACGGCGCACAGCCGCTGCGCAATGTGTTCGAAGATGCCGGTTACAAGACCGAGTTGACGCTGTGCGATAACCCTGACGTCATCAAGGAACAGATCAGCACCACCTGTGCACCGGGCGATATCGTCGCGGTCGGCGGTGGTGATGGAACCATTAATGCTGTCCTTGATACCGTGATTTCGCAAAAGGTCGTTCTCATCCCGGTGCCGCTTGGCACGGCAAACGATTTTGCCCGCACCCTGACATTGCCTGACGATCTGATTGACGCGGCGCGCGCATCCATCCACGGTCAGATCAGAATGCTTGATATCGGCAGTGTGAATGACAAAAGCTTTGTCAATGCGGCCAGCATTGGCGTGCCGGCCGATGCGCGCAAACGCATCAATCCCGACCTTAAGCGGACCTTGGGGGCCATCAGCTATGCGGTTGCCAACTGGCAAAGCTGGCATGAAATGGATCCGCTTGATCTGACCATCACGTGCGGCAAAGACGACCCACAAGCCATGAAGCTGCGCCAGGTCACCATCACCAATGGCCGATATTTTGGCGGTGGATTACGCCCGAGCGAAACCAAAAGCCCGGAAGACGGTCTTTTGCACATGTTTGCCATTCGCGACAGTGTCGACACGCTCAGCGGCCTTGATATCGCAGCCGAGCTGTTGTTTGGCTCTGTCGATGACAGCAGCTATGCGACGTCAATTCAGTGCGACACGATCAAGGTCGATGGCGAAGACGGTGCGCCCATTCTTGCCGACGGCGAAATCATCGGCAAACTTCCGGCCAAATTTGCCATCCGTGCGGCAGTTCTGCCGGTCTTTGCCCCCAACAGTTTCGTCGACGAGGTTATCAATGACGGGGAGGCAAAAACCAAAACCTTGCCCCAGCAGAACGAGATTAATGACGTCATGCGCGACACGATTGATTTCGCCGTACGTCTTGAGGCGATTTACCCTGTCGCACAGAACAGCGCGCTCAAATCGCTTTGCCATGACGCGGCAGGCCATTTGCGCAGCCATGCCCGCCAGCTTGAATTGGGCGTGCGTCCCTTCGGGATCAATGCCGCCTCCCCCGACCCGGATCTTCAGAACCTTGAAGAACTCCGCGACAAGGTTATGGGCTGGTTGCTGGGCAATGCCGATACCCGCCTTGCCAATGGCCTGAAAGCACGTGCGGACACCCTGACAACGGAAATACACGCCATCACGCTGGACAACCAACCGACTGAGGTCTCGAAGGCCCTAGACGGGCTGGCAACGGAAATGGTCGATTTTTCCAAAACGCTGGATCGTATCGCCAAGGATCTCTAG
- the ftsY gene encoding signal recognition particle-docking protein FtsY, translating into MSEEGKKSWFSRLKDGLKRSSSKLTTGISDIFTKRRLDDDALEEFEDLLITSDLGVTTAAKLSAELSKTRFDKEVDSAEIQEFIAEEVAKILEPVAQPLVIDANKKPHVVLVVGVNGSGKTTTIGKLAKTYKDQGLKVMMAAGDTFRAAAVEQLKVWGERTDCPVIARDTGADAAGLAFDAIEQAQREGYDLLLIDTAGRLQNKAHLMDELKKIVRVIKKRDESAPHDTLLVLDATTGQNAHSQVETFGEATNVSGLIVTKLDGTAKGGVVVALAEKFGKPVHAIGVGETAEDLRPFEAKSFARSLAGLED; encoded by the coding sequence ATGAGTGAAGAGGGGAAAAAAAGCTGGTTTAGCCGCCTGAAAGACGGGCTGAAACGGTCCTCCTCAAAACTGACCACCGGCATTTCCGATATCTTCACCAAGCGCCGTCTTGATGATGACGCGCTTGAAGAATTCGAAGACCTTCTGATCACATCCGACCTTGGCGTGACGACCGCCGCGAAACTGAGCGCGGAACTGTCCAAGACCCGGTTTGACAAAGAAGTCGATTCCGCCGAAATTCAGGAATTCATCGCCGAAGAAGTTGCCAAGATCCTTGAGCCGGTCGCGCAGCCGCTGGTGATTGATGCCAACAAGAAACCGCATGTGGTGTTGGTGGTTGGTGTTAACGGATCGGGCAAAACCACGACCATCGGCAAGCTTGCCAAGACATACAAGGACCAGGGCCTCAAGGTCATGATGGCCGCGGGCGACACGTTCCGTGCAGCCGCGGTCGAGCAGCTTAAAGTCTGGGGCGAACGCACCGACTGTCCGGTGATTGCCCGTGACACGGGTGCCGATGCTGCAGGCCTTGCCTTTGATGCGATCGAACAGGCCCAGCGCGAAGGGTATGACCTTCTGTTGATTGATACGGCCGGTCGTCTGCAGAACAAGGCACACCTGATGGACGAACTTAAAAAGATCGTCCGCGTTATCAAAAAACGCGACGAGAGTGCGCCGCATGACACGCTTCTGGTGCTTGATGCCACCACGGGCCAGAACGCGCACTCACAGGTCGAAACCTTTGGCGAGGCGACCAATGTATCAGGCCTGATCGTGACCAAGCTTGATGGCACGGCAAAGGGTGGTGTTGTGGTGGCACTGGCCGAGAAGTTTGGCAAACCTGTCCATGCAATCGGTGTTGGCGAAACGGCCGAAGACCTGCGCCCGTTTGAGGCAAAATCATTTGCACGCAGTCTTGCCGGTCTGGAAGATTAA
- a CDS encoding SDR family oxidoreductase, translated as MTKLKGKTVLITGGASGIGLASAKRFVAEGAVVYISGRRKDVIESAVKEIGGSVRGLQADITNPEDLDRVFETIRTERQTLDVLFANAGVGELVHLGEITSKHFDYTFDINVKGTVFTVQKALPLLKPGSSIILTGSTTGVMGTPAMSIYSASKAAVRNLARSWAQDLRGTSIRVNVLSPGPTKTDKIAELLNPEIIEGLSNGTALERMGEPTEVAAVAAFLASDDSSFMTGSEVFVDGGYAQI; from the coding sequence ATGACCAAACTCAAAGGAAAGACAGTTCTGATTACTGGCGGCGCAAGCGGCATCGGCCTCGCATCGGCAAAGCGTTTCGTTGCCGAAGGTGCCGTTGTTTACATCTCGGGGCGCCGCAAGGACGTTATTGAGTCTGCTGTTAAAGAAATCGGCGGCTCTGTTCGCGGGCTTCAAGCTGACATTACCAACCCGGAAGATCTCGACCGCGTGTTTGAGACAATCCGGACAGAACGCCAAACGCTTGATGTCCTGTTTGCCAATGCCGGGGTTGGGGAGCTTGTCCATCTTGGCGAAATCACGTCGAAACATTTTGACTACACCTTTGATATCAACGTCAAAGGGACAGTCTTTACCGTGCAGAAGGCCCTGCCTTTGCTGAAACCGGGAAGCTCGATCATCTTGACGGGTTCGACCACGGGGGTAATGGGCACCCCCGCCATGAGCATCTACAGCGCGTCAAAGGCTGCTGTCCGCAATCTTGCACGCAGTTGGGCACAGGACCTTCGCGGCACTTCCATTCGCGTTAATGTGCTAAGCCCCGGACCGACCAAAACTGACAAAATCGCCGAACTCCTGAACCCGGAAATAATCGAGGGGCTGAGCAACGGAACCGCACTGGAACGCATGGGTGAGCCGACAGAAGTTGCCGCCGTCGCAGCATTCCTTGCATCTGATGACAGCAGCTTCATGACCGGCAGTGAGGTCTTCGTCGATGGCGGTTACGCCCAGATCTAA
- the yidC gene encoding membrane protein insertase YidC — protein sequence MNEQRNLWVAIASAVVILIGWQFFFAPEPGPQVREAQVREQLNADGTNAPQVSGPAVPGGQPTVPAVKREDALAKSPRIKIDTPRVEGSIRLVGGVIDDIQLQDYRETEEPDSPLIHVLNPTGSNDAYFAEFGWVGAKSGMALPSSDTQWTADKELLTPDSPVTLTWDNGEGLTFKREIAIDENYLFTVNQSVVNNTGGDVVLYPYGLISRKNKPQTAGFYILHEGPLGVIDGTLTEIDYDDLADDGAIEQKTTGGWLGITDKYWLVALAPSSDEEMTTRFSHHVAENADKYQTDYLGAPRTIAAGSEGAAETRLFAGAKEVTLLDTYAEDYGITNFDLAIDFGWFYFLTKPFFLFLQYLYHLVGNFGVSILIITVIIKAIMFPLANKSYKSMSAMKKLQPQITEMREKFKDDRQRQQQEMMALYKREKINPASGCLPIIVQIPVFFALYKVLFVSIEMRHAPFFGWIQDLSAPDPTSLFNLFGLIPWDPPQMLMIGVWPLIMGVTMYLQQKLNPAPADPTQAKIMMFLPFIFTFMLASFPAGLVIYWAWNNLLSIAQQRYIMYKMGI from the coding sequence ATGAACGAACAACGTAACCTGTGGGTAGCAATTGCATCAGCAGTTGTGATTCTTATCGGGTGGCAATTCTTCTTTGCGCCCGAGCCTGGTCCTCAGGTTCGTGAAGCGCAGGTTCGCGAACAGCTTAATGCGGACGGAACCAACGCGCCGCAGGTATCCGGTCCGGCCGTACCGGGTGGTCAACCCACTGTTCCGGCTGTTAAGCGCGAAGACGCGCTGGCCAAATCGCCACGAATCAAGATTGATACCCCGCGCGTCGAAGGTTCGATTCGTCTTGTCGGTGGTGTGATCGATGACATTCAGCTTCAGGATTACCGCGAGACCGAAGAACCTGACAGCCCGCTGATCCACGTTCTGAACCCGACCGGCAGCAACGATGCCTATTTTGCAGAGTTCGGCTGGGTCGGTGCGAAAAGCGGCATGGCGCTGCCAAGCAGCGACACCCAGTGGACCGCTGATAAAGAATTGCTGACACCGGACAGCCCGGTCACCCTGACCTGGGACAACGGTGAAGGCCTGACCTTCAAACGTGAAATCGCGATTGACGAGAACTATCTGTTCACCGTCAACCAGTCGGTGGTCAACAATACCGGCGGCGATGTCGTTCTGTATCCCTATGGCCTGATTTCGCGCAAGAACAAGCCGCAGACTGCCGGGTTCTATATCCTGCACGAAGGTCCGCTTGGTGTGATCGACGGTACGCTGACCGAGATCGATTATGACGATCTGGCGGATGACGGTGCAATCGAACAGAAAACCACTGGCGGCTGGCTCGGCATTACCGACAAATATTGGCTGGTAGCACTGGCACCTTCCTCGGACGAGGAAATGACCACGCGCTTTAGCCACCATGTTGCGGAAAACGCCGACAAGTATCAGACCGATTACCTTGGTGCCCCGCGCACGATTGCGGCCGGTAGCGAAGGCGCTGCCGAGACGCGCCTGTTTGCCGGTGCCAAGGAAGTGACCCTGCTTGATACCTATGCCGAGGATTACGGGATCACCAACTTCGATCTCGCGATTGACTTTGGCTGGTTCTACTTCCTGACCAAGCCGTTCTTCCTTTTCCTGCAGTATCTCTATCATCTGGTTGGCAACTTTGGCGTCTCGATCCTGATCATCACGGTCATCATCAAGGCGATCATGTTCCCGCTGGCCAACAAGTCGTACAAATCAATGAGTGCGATGAAAAAGCTGCAGCCGCAAATCACCGAGATGCGCGAGAAGTTCAAGGACGATCGCCAGCGTCAGCAGCAGGAAATGATGGCGCTTTACAAGCGTGAGAAGATCAACCCTGCTTCGGGCTGTCTGCCGATCATTGTGCAGATCCCGGTCTTCTTTGCGCTGTATAAGGTTCTGTTTGTCAGCATCGAAATGCGCCATGCGCCGTTCTTTGGCTGGATTCAGGATTTGTCGGCACCCGATCCGACCTCGCTGTTTAACCTGTTTGGTTTGATCCCGTGGGATCCGCCGCAGATGCTGATGATTGGTGTCTGGCCGTTGATCATGGGTGTTACCATGTATCTGCAGCAGAAACTGAACCCGGCGCCGGCTGATCCGACCCAGGCGAAGATCATGATGTTCCTGCCGTTCATCTTTACCTTCATGCTGGCAAGCTTCCCGGCAGGTCTGGTGATTTACTGGGCGTGGAACAACCTGCTGTCCATCGCACAGCAGCGCTACATCATGTACAAGATGGGGATTTAA
- a CDS encoding DNA starvation/stationary phase protection protein, which produces MAHSSMQTVAKEVPVETGVDRKDRRELAKMLTKIVGSSHVLYAKVRGVHWNVVGPAFYSLHNMTEEHYEDLNTAIDDMAERIRAIGFTAPTGLSEMMENSSIKDQTKLLSTEDMVKELVEDHEKMARLLRDGVAAAEDVDDVKTADMLTERIGVHEEAAWMLRATIS; this is translated from the coding sequence ATGGCACATAGCAGTATGCAGACCGTTGCGAAGGAAGTTCCCGTCGAGACTGGCGTGGACCGCAAGGATCGTCGCGAACTGGCGAAGATGCTGACCAAGATCGTTGGCTCGTCGCATGTACTGTATGCCAAAGTTCGTGGTGTTCACTGGAATGTTGTGGGTCCGGCTTTCTATTCGCTCCACAACATGACCGAGGAGCATTACGAGGACCTCAATACCGCCATTGACGATATGGCGGAACGCATCCGCGCCATCGGCTTTACGGCGCCAACGGGTCTCAGCGAGATGATGGAAAACTCGTCCATCAAGGATCAGACCAAACTTCTTTCGACCGAAGACATGGTGAAGGAACTGGTCGAGGATCACGAAAAAATGGCCCGCCTGCTGCGGGACGGGGTGGCTGCCGCCGAGGACGTTGATGATGTGAAAACCGCCGACATGCTGACCGAGCGGATCGGTGTTCACGAAGAAGCAGCATGGATGCTGCGTGCAACGATCTCGTAA
- the mtaB gene encoding tRNA (N(6)-L-threonylcarbamoyladenosine(37)-C(2))-methylthiotransferase MtaB has translation MKEPRVVTFGCRLNTYESEVMRDHAKNAGLDDAIIINTCAVTTEAERQARQSIRRLRRENPDAKIFVTGCAVQVNPDKFANMGEIDRIFGNDAKMKAETFMMPEHERVVVNDIMSVEETASHLVSGFEGRARAFVQVQNGCDHRCTFCIIPYGRGNSRSVPMGEIVTQVRELVANGYGEVVLTGVDITSYGHDLPGKPTLGQMSRRLLAQVPELPRLRISSIDPVEVDEDLFRLIETEPRLMPHMHISLQAGDDMVLKRMKRRHLRQDVVDFCKKVRELRPDVTFGADIIAGFPTETDEMAENTLRLVDECGLIYLHVFPYSSRPGTPAAKMPQVPKDLRKERASALREAGEVQLNKFLQSRIGMTENVLVEKENTGHTEHFAPVLLDRVIEAGTIAKAKVTGLEDGKLIAELAG, from the coding sequence ATGAAAGAGCCGCGCGTCGTCACATTTGGTTGTCGCCTTAACACCTATGAATCCGAGGTGATGCGCGACCATGCCAAAAATGCCGGACTTGATGATGCCATCATCATCAATACCTGTGCCGTCACGACCGAGGCGGAACGTCAGGCACGTCAAAGCATCCGCCGTTTGCGCCGCGAAAACCCGGACGCCAAGATTTTCGTTACCGGCTGTGCTGTTCAGGTCAATCCCGACAAGTTCGCCAATATGGGTGAGATTGATCGCATCTTTGGCAACGACGCCAAGATGAAGGCCGAAACCTTCATGATGCCCGAACATGAACGCGTCGTGGTCAATGACATCATGTCGGTCGAAGAAACCGCAAGCCACCTTGTTTCAGGTTTCGAGGGGCGTGCGCGCGCCTTTGTACAGGTCCAGAATGGCTGTGACCATCGCTGCACGTTCTGCATCATTCCTTATGGCCGTGGCAATTCACGCAGTGTGCCGATGGGGGAAATCGTTACCCAGGTCCGTGAACTGGTCGCCAACGGTTATGGCGAAGTGGTTCTGACCGGGGTCGATATCACATCCTATGGTCACGATTTGCCGGGCAAGCCGACACTGGGGCAGATGTCGCGCCGGTTGCTGGCACAGGTGCCGGAACTGCCGCGCCTGCGCATTTCATCGATTGACCCGGTCGAGGTGGACGAAGACCTGTTTCGTCTGATCGAGACCGAGCCACGCCTGATGCCACATATGCATATCAGTTTGCAGGCGGGGGACGACATGGTGCTTAAGCGCATGAAGCGCCGCCATCTGCGCCAGGACGTTGTCGATTTCTGTAAAAAGGTCCGGGAACTCCGCCCGGATGTGACGTTCGGGGCCGATATCATTGCCGGTTTCCCGACCGAAACCGATGAGATGGCGGAAAACACCCTGCGTCTGGTTGATGAATGCGGTCTGATTTACCTGCATGTTTTCCCGTATTCATCACGTCCTGGGACACCAGCGGCCAAGATGCCGCAAGTGCCCAAGGATCTTCGCAAGGAACGGGCAAGTGCCCTTCGCGAAGCGGGCGAGGTACAGCTGAACAAGTTCCTGCAATCGCGCATCGGCATGACCGAGAATGTGTTGGTTGAAAAGGAAAATACCGGCCATACGGAGCATTTTGCTCCCGTTCTGCTGGATCGCGTGATAGAAGCGGGCACGATAGCAAAGGCCAAAGTCACCGGCCTTGAAGATGGAAAACTGATAGCGGAGCTTGCGGGATGA
- a CDS encoding VTT domain-containing protein — translation MPGDNQKTGLRIKNGLAYAKSRLAKLAEGRKGLGGISVASFLETTIIPIPIEVIVAPIMAASRTRGFIVASVTLAGSVLGAVALYLLAWVLFDDLAQPLIDLVGGQQEFEDLEDRFAEGGFWMVFAISITPVPMQLAALAAGATSYPIWLFLIAITASRAIRYYGLWLLVLGFGAGIARIFEGRKPDLRQDTS, via the coding sequence ATGCCGGGCGATAATCAAAAAACAGGACTGCGCATAAAAAACGGGTTGGCATATGCCAAGTCCCGCCTCGCCAAACTTGCAGAGGGACGCAAGGGACTAGGCGGTATATCTGTCGCGTCATTTCTTGAAACGACAATCATCCCGATTCCGATTGAAGTCATTGTTGCCCCGATCATGGCGGCTTCACGGACACGCGGGTTTATTGTGGCATCCGTAACACTGGCGGGCAGTGTGCTGGGTGCCGTGGCCTTATATCTTTTGGCGTGGGTTTTGTTTGATGACCTTGCCCAGCCGCTTATTGATCTGGTCGGTGGGCAGCAGGAATTCGAAGATCTGGAAGACCGATTTGCCGAAGGCGGATTCTGGATGGTCTTTGCAATCAGTATTACACCGGTTCCCATGCAGCTTGCAGCCCTGGCCGCAGGGGCGACATCCTATCCGATCTGGTTGTTTCTGATTGCGATCACGGCATCGCGTGCGATCCGATATTACGGATTGTGGTTGCTGGTTCTCGGATTTGGCGCAGGAATCGCCCGCATTTTCGAGGGACGCAAACCCGATTTACGGCAGGATACGAGCTGA